Proteins encoded by one window of Hafnia alvei:
- the pnuC gene encoding nicotinamide riboside transporter PnuC translates to MDFFSITNVMVNIPLGEGGYALSWIEAIGTIFGLLCIWFASKEKIINYLFGLINVTLFAAIFFQIQLYASLLLQVFFFAANLYGWYAWSRQNEANEAALKIRWLPRNKAITLALVCIVAIALMTFFIDPVFAVLTRIAISLMQFLGLSVVMPELQPDAFPLWDSAMLILSIAAMVLMTRKYVENWLLWVLIDVISVVIYAIQGVYAMSLEYILLTAIAIMGSVAWIKSAKAHGSSPLSS, encoded by the coding sequence ATGGATTTTTTTAGTATCACAAATGTGATGGTTAATATCCCGCTGGGCGAAGGTGGCTATGCGCTCTCATGGATTGAAGCTATCGGTACCATATTTGGTTTGCTATGCATCTGGTTTGCTAGTAAAGAAAAAATCATTAACTATTTATTTGGGTTAATTAACGTTACGTTATTTGCCGCAATCTTTTTCCAAATTCAGCTATACGCCAGCTTATTGCTTCAGGTTTTCTTCTTTGCCGCCAATCTCTATGGCTGGTACGCATGGAGCCGTCAGAACGAGGCTAATGAAGCCGCTTTAAAAATCCGCTGGCTGCCCCGCAATAAGGCCATAACGCTGGCGTTGGTGTGCATCGTCGCTATTGCATTGATGACGTTCTTTATCGATCCGGTATTTGCGGTACTGACTCGTATTGCAATAAGTCTAATGCAATTCTTAGGTCTTTCCGTTGTGATGCCAGAACTCCAGCCGGATGCATTCCCGCTGTGGGATTCCGCGATGCTGATCCTCTCTATCGCCGCAATGGTATTGATGACACGGAAATACGTTGAGAACTGGTTGTTGTGGGTACTCATTGACGTAATTAGCGTAGTGATTTACGCCATCCAAGGCGTTTACGCGATGTCATTGGAATATATACTACTGACCGCTATCGCCATCATGGGCTCAGTAGCTTGGATTAAGAGCGCCAAAGCACATGGTTCTTCGCCATTGAGTTCTTAG
- a CDS encoding pyruvate, water dikinase regulatory protein, with product MERSVFYISDGTAITAEVLGHAVLSQFPVDITSFTLPFVETETRAEAVCQQINDIYQRTGSRPLVFYSIVSPKIREIIHSSEGFCQDIVRALVAPLQDELGMNPVHVANLTHGLTEHNLLKYDARIAAIDYTLAHDDGISLRNLDQAQVILLGVSRCGKTPTSLYLAMQFGIRAANYPFTADDMDNLQLPPAIKAYQHKLFGLTINPDRLAAIREGRRENSRYASMRQCRLELAEVEALYRKNQIRYLNTTNHSVEEIATKILDTLGLSRRMY from the coding sequence GTGGAAAGAAGCGTATTTTATATTTCAGATGGCACGGCAATTACCGCCGAGGTTCTCGGCCACGCGGTACTGTCACAATTTCCCGTCGACATCACCTCATTCACCCTACCCTTTGTAGAAACTGAAACTCGCGCCGAAGCCGTGTGCCAGCAAATTAACGACATCTATCAACGTACTGGATCACGTCCGCTGGTGTTCTATTCCATTGTCTCGCCAAAAATTCGCGAAATTATTCACAGCAGCGAAGGGTTTTGTCAGGACATCGTTCGGGCGCTGGTGGCACCGTTGCAGGATGAATTAGGTATGAATCCAGTTCACGTCGCCAATCTCACCCACGGTCTGACTGAACATAACCTACTAAAGTATGATGCCCGTATCGCCGCTATTGATTACACCTTGGCGCACGATGATGGCATTTCTCTGCGTAATCTCGATCAGGCGCAGGTTATCTTACTCGGCGTTTCTCGCTGTGGAAAAACCCCCACTAGCCTTTATCTCGCCATGCAGTTCGGTATCCGCGCCGCGAACTACCCTTTTACCGCCGATGACATGGATAACCTCCAACTGCCGCCCGCGATTAAAGCCTATCAGCATAAGCTTTTTGGCCTAACGATAAACCCTGACCGACTTGCCGCGATTCGCGAAGGACGCCGAGAAAACAGCCGTTATGCCTCGATGCGTCAGTGCCGACTGGAGCTGGCCGAAGTTGAAGCCTTATACCGCAAAAATCAAATCCGCTATCTCAACACCACCAATCACTCGGTCGAAGAGATTGCTACCAAGATCCTTGATACACTCGGCCTGAGTCGGCGGATGTATTAG
- a CDS encoding DUF3024 domain-containing protein: MIFTDLELQDIKRCMDLFLSKRRPAENLRHENDLSYRITGHDIDIFELHASDEGKKPKMVEQPSIKVTYVEDTKQWTLYWMRPNAEWHLYQDDAVPSFSIAMRIVDRDEFGCFFG, from the coding sequence ATGATTTTTACCGATTTAGAGCTCCAAGATATTAAACGTTGTATGGATTTATTTTTATCGAAGCGTCGCCCTGCCGAAAACCTACGCCATGAAAATGACCTTTCATATCGAATTACGGGCCATGACATCGACATTTTTGAGCTACACGCCTCAGATGAAGGTAAGAAGCCCAAAATGGTTGAACAACCTTCTATAAAAGTGACCTATGTAGAAGACACTAAGCAATGGACCCTCTATTGGATGCGGCCTAATGCCGAATGGCATCTCTATCAAGATGATGCAGTTCCCTCTTTCAGCATTGCGATGCGCATTGTCGATCGCGATGAGTTTGGCTGCTTCTTCGGATAA
- the ppsA gene encoding phosphoenolpyruvate synthase yields the protein MSSNGPDLHNVLWYNQLGMHDVDRVGGKNASLGEMITNLSELGVSVPNGFATTAQAFNDFLEQSGVNQRIYDLLDKTDIDDVTQLAKAGAQIRQWVVETPFTPALERDIRSAYQQLAQDNADASFAVRSSATAEDMPDASFAGQQETFLNVQGIDAVMVAVKHVFASLFNDRAISYRVHQGYDHRGVALSAGVQLMVRSDLAAAGVMFTIDTESGFDQVVFITSAYGLGEMVVQGAVNPDEFYVHKPTLQKGKPAIVRRTMGSKKIRMVYAESQEHGKQVRIEDVEDDARNRFSLNDHEVEQLAHQALMIEQHYGRPMDIEWAKDGHTGKLFIVQARPETVRSNEQVMERYQLTGHSEVLTEGRAIGHRIGAGPVKVIHDISEMNRIEPGDVLVTDMTDPDWEPIMKKASAIVTNRGGRTCHAAIIARELGIPAVVGCGDATEHLRDGQKVTVSCAEGDTGYVYSDMLDFTVHSSQVSTMPDLPLKIMMNIGNPDRAFDFARLPNEGVGLARLEFIINRMIGVHPRALLEFDQQDAETQAEIKQMMQGYDSPVEFYIGRLTEGIATLAAAFWPKRVIVRLSDFKSNEYANLVGGERYEPHEENPMLGFRGAGRYVADSFKDCFALECAAVKRVRNDMGLTNVEVMIPFVRTVAQAEAVVKQLASEGLKRGENDLKVIMMCEIPSNALLADQFLEHFDGFSIGSNDMTQLTLGLDRDSGVVSELFDERNEAVKALLSMAIRAAKAQGKYVGICGQGPSDHEDFARWLMDEGIDSLSLNPDTVVQTWINLSEK from the coding sequence ATGTCTAGTAATGGCCCTGACTTGCATAACGTGCTTTGGTACAACCAGCTCGGCATGCACGATGTTGATCGGGTGGGGGGCAAGAATGCCTCTCTGGGAGAAATGATCACCAACCTGTCTGAGCTTGGTGTTTCGGTGCCTAATGGTTTTGCTACTACCGCACAGGCATTCAATGATTTTCTGGAACAAAGCGGCGTTAACCAGCGTATTTATGATTTGCTGGACAAGACAGATATTGATGACGTAACACAATTGGCCAAAGCGGGCGCACAGATCCGTCAGTGGGTCGTTGAAACGCCATTTACTCCAGCATTAGAGCGTGACATTCGTAGTGCTTATCAACAACTGGCACAAGATAATGCTGATGCATCCTTTGCCGTGCGTTCATCCGCAACGGCAGAAGATATGCCTGATGCATCATTTGCCGGTCAGCAAGAAACTTTCCTCAACGTTCAAGGTATCGACGCGGTGATGGTGGCGGTGAAGCATGTTTTTGCCTCGCTGTTTAACGATCGCGCCATTTCTTATCGTGTGCATCAAGGCTATGACCACCGTGGCGTGGCACTCTCTGCGGGCGTGCAACTGATGGTGCGCTCTGATTTAGCTGCCGCGGGGGTGATGTTCACCATTGATACCGAGTCGGGCTTCGATCAGGTTGTTTTCATTACTTCAGCCTACGGTCTGGGTGAAATGGTGGTGCAGGGTGCGGTAAACCCTGATGAGTTTTACGTTCACAAACCGACGCTGCAAAAAGGCAAGCCTGCGATTGTGCGCCGCACCATGGGTTCGAAGAAAATCCGAATGGTGTATGCCGAAAGCCAAGAGCACGGCAAACAGGTTCGTATTGAAGATGTTGAAGATGACGCACGCAATCGCTTTAGTTTGAACGATCATGAAGTGGAGCAGTTGGCACATCAGGCGCTGATGATTGAGCAACACTATGGTCGCCCAATGGATATCGAGTGGGCGAAAGATGGGCACACCGGTAAGCTGTTTATCGTTCAGGCGCGTCCAGAAACCGTTCGTTCCAATGAGCAAGTGATGGAGCGCTACCAGCTAACGGGCCACAGCGAAGTGCTGACCGAAGGACGCGCCATCGGTCATCGCATCGGTGCAGGGCCGGTAAAAGTCATCCATGACATCAGTGAAATGAACCGCATTGAACCGGGTGATGTGCTGGTGACGGATATGACCGATCCCGATTGGGAACCGATCATGAAGAAAGCATCGGCCATTGTCACCAACCGAGGTGGACGTACTTGTCACGCGGCTATTATCGCGCGTGAACTGGGTATTCCTGCGGTGGTAGGCTGCGGTGATGCTACGGAACATTTGCGTGACGGTCAGAAAGTCACGGTTTCCTGTGCCGAAGGCGATACCGGTTATGTTTACAGCGATATGCTGGACTTTACGGTGCATAGCTCTCAGGTTTCGACCATGCCTGACCTACCGTTGAAGATCATGATGAATATCGGTAATCCCGATCGCGCCTTTGACTTTGCTCGCCTGCCTAACGAGGGCGTAGGTCTTGCGCGCTTGGAGTTCATCATCAACCGCATGATTGGCGTGCATCCACGTGCGCTGCTGGAGTTTGACCAGCAAGATGCTGAGACTCAGGCTGAGATTAAGCAGATGATGCAAGGCTATGACAGCCCAGTTGAGTTTTACATCGGCCGCTTAACGGAAGGGATCGCCACGCTGGCGGCTGCATTCTGGCCAAAACGCGTTATCGTGCGTCTGTCTGACTTTAAGTCTAATGAGTATGCCAATCTGGTTGGCGGTGAGCGCTATGAGCCACATGAAGAGAACCCAATGCTGGGCTTCCGTGGTGCAGGCCGTTACGTTGCAGACAGCTTTAAAGATTGCTTTGCGTTGGAATGCGCTGCAGTAAAACGCGTGCGTAATGATATGGGGCTGACTAACGTTGAAGTGATGATCCCATTTGTTCGCACCGTGGCGCAGGCCGAAGCCGTAGTTAAGCAGCTGGCATCGGAAGGGCTGAAACGCGGTGAGAACGATCTTAAGGTCATTATGATGTGTGAAATTCCATCAAACGCCCTGTTGGCCGATCAGTTCCTTGAACATTTCGATGGTTTCTCCATTGGTTCAAACGATATGACTCAGCTAACGTTGGGCTTGGACCGTGATTCAGGTGTGGTTTCTGAGCTGTTTGATGAGCGCAATGAGGCCGTTAAAGCACTGCTTTCTATGGCGATCAGAGCGGCTAAGGCTCAAGGAAAATACGTGGGTATTTGCGGGCAGGGCCCTTCAGATCACGAAGATTTTGCACGCTGGTTGATGGATGAAGGTATTGATAGTTTATCCTTAAATCCAGATACGGTAGTTCAAACGTGGATTAATTTGTCAGAAAAATAG
- the ydiK gene encoding AI-2E family transporter YdiK has product MYKPQHKYDLPRIMFGVLFVSLMIVACLWVVRPFILGFAWASMIVIATWPVLIKLQKIFWGKRWIAVLLMTLLLLLLFIIPIALVIGSLIDNSGPVLEWASSAKNWSIPDLLWLKSIPAVGHKLYNSWHSMLAGGGSIIIAKIQPYIGQTITWFVAQAAHVGSFVLHCSLMLLFSALLYSRGEDVALGIRHFAVRLGSERGDAAVVLAAQAIRAVALGVVVTALVQSVLGGIGLAISGIGYATLLTVLMFICCLAQLGPLLVLVPAIIWLYWSGDTTWGTVLLVWSCVVGTLDNFLRPALIRMGADLPMILILSGVIGGLLAFGMIGLFIGPVVLAVSYRLVSAWVHEAPEPVKDVEQVARELDQL; this is encoded by the coding sequence ATGTATAAACCGCAGCACAAATACGATCTCCCCCGCATCATGTTCGGGGTTTTGTTTGTATCGTTGATGATTGTCGCCTGTCTTTGGGTAGTACGACCATTTATTCTTGGATTCGCATGGGCCAGCATGATTGTTATCGCAACTTGGCCTGTGCTCATTAAATTGCAGAAGATATTTTGGGGTAAGCGCTGGATTGCCGTGTTACTCATGACATTATTACTGCTGCTACTCTTCATTATTCCTATTGCTTTAGTGATAGGCAGCCTGATTGATAATAGTGGCCCCGTTCTTGAGTGGGCATCATCGGCTAAAAACTGGTCTATTCCCGATCTGCTTTGGTTAAAAAGTATTCCTGCCGTTGGGCACAAACTGTATAACAGCTGGCATTCAATGTTAGCCGGTGGCGGCAGCATTATTATTGCCAAAATACAGCCCTATATTGGTCAAACCATCACCTGGTTTGTTGCTCAAGCCGCGCATGTCGGTTCATTCGTGTTGCACTGTTCCCTGATGCTGCTATTTAGCGCGCTGCTATATAGCCGCGGCGAAGATGTCGCCTTAGGTATCCGCCACTTTGCGGTTCGTCTAGGCTCAGAACGTGGCGATGCGGCGGTGGTTCTTGCTGCTCAAGCTATTCGCGCCGTTGCGCTCGGTGTGGTGGTTACCGCGCTTGTTCAATCGGTTCTCGGCGGTATTGGTCTGGCGATTAGCGGGATTGGCTACGCTACGCTGCTTACGGTACTCATGTTCATTTGTTGTCTGGCACAGCTTGGACCATTGCTAGTACTGGTTCCCGCCATCATCTGGCTGTATTGGAGTGGTGACACCACATGGGGAACGGTGCTGTTAGTGTGGAGCTGTGTGGTGGGGACATTGGATAACTTCCTGCGTCCTGCACTCATTCGCATGGGGGCTGATTTACCGATGATACTTATTCTGTCAGGCGTTATCGGCGGCCTGTTGGCCTTCGGCATGATTGGTCTGTTTATCGGGCCAGTCGTACTCGCCGTTTCTTATCGCTTAGTCTCTGCGTGGGTCCATGAAGCACCTGAACCGGTGAAAGACGTTGAGCAAGTCGCACGCGAATTAGATCAGCTCTAA
- a CDS encoding FAD-binding and (Fe-S)-binding domain-containing protein, translated as MIPQISQAPGLVQLVLDFLQSLKSNGFTGDMDTSYAARLTMATDNSIYQLLPDAVLFPRSTPDVALIARVASEERYRSLVFTPRGGGTGTNGQSLNRGIVVDMSRHMNRILEINPEEGWVRVEAGVIKDQLNQYLKPFGYFFAPELSTSNRATLGGMINTDASGQGSLVYGKTSDHVLGLRTVLLGGELLDTAPVPIELAEKLAQSGSLGGKIYRAVVDSCRDNRALIIDKFPALNRFLTGYDLRHVFSDDMQTFDLTRIITGSEGTLAFVTEAKLDITPIPKVRRLVNIKYDSFDSALRNAPYMVEAKALSVETVDSRVLNLAREDIVWHSVSDMILDVPNKEMLGLNIVEFAGDDLALIDARVASLCQRMDELIAAQQAGVIGYQVCEDLSGIERIYAMRKKAVGLLGNAKGQAKPIPFVEDTCVPPQHLADYIAEFRALLDSHNLTYGMFGHVDAGVLHVRPALDMCDPQQEMLMKTLSDKVVELTAKYGGLLWGEHGKGFRAQYSPEFFGDALFTELRRIKAAFDPDNRLNPGKICSPLDCDEPMMQVDAQKRGTFDRRIPLQVRTEYRGAMECNGNGLCFNFDVRSPMCPSMKITGDRIHSPKGRATLVREWLRLLSEQGVDPLTLEQKLGERSTVRGMIEKTRNSWHAKKGEYDFSHEVKDAMSGCLACKACSTQCPIKIDVPGFRAKFLQLYHTRYLRPVRDYLVAGVESYTPLMAKAPKVFNFFFSQPWLRSMSEKRIGMVDLPLLSTPTLKQSLAGHSAYQTTLEQLEKLGEQDRQRHVLIVQDPFTTYYDAQVVADFVRLVERLGFQPVLLPFSPNGKAQHIKGFLTRFAKTAQKTADFLNRVARLGMPMVGVDPALVLCYRDEYREVLGEQRGDFSVQLVHEWLQKALPQPQETPPQTGESWYLFGHCTETTALPASTQQWQKIFARYGATLENVSVGCCGMAGTYGHESKNLANSLGIYELSWHQALQRLPRQRCLAPGYSCRSQVKRIEGNGLRHPLQALLEIVR; from the coding sequence ATGATCCCACAAATTTCTCAGGCACCAGGACTCGTTCAACTGGTGCTGGACTTCTTGCAATCGCTGAAAAGTAACGGTTTTACCGGCGATATGGATACCAGCTATGCGGCGCGCCTAACCATGGCCACCGACAACAGTATTTATCAATTATTACCGGATGCGGTGCTGTTCCCTCGTTCCACGCCCGATGTGGCATTGATTGCTCGCGTAGCAAGTGAAGAGCGCTATCGCTCGCTGGTGTTTACTCCGCGCGGCGGCGGCACCGGGACGAACGGACAATCGCTAAACCGCGGAATTGTGGTGGATATGTCCCGCCACATGAATCGTATTCTGGAGATTAACCCAGAAGAAGGCTGGGTAAGGGTTGAAGCTGGGGTTATCAAAGATCAGCTAAATCAATATCTAAAGCCTTTCGGCTATTTTTTTGCACCAGAACTTTCCACCAGTAATCGCGCCACGCTTGGTGGGATGATAAACACCGATGCTTCAGGGCAAGGTTCACTGGTGTATGGCAAAACGTCTGATCATGTATTAGGGCTGCGAACTGTTTTGCTGGGCGGTGAGCTTCTGGATACCGCTCCTGTCCCGATTGAGCTGGCGGAGAAGCTTGCGCAAAGTGGCTCACTGGGAGGAAAAATCTATCGCGCAGTGGTGGATTCCTGCCGAGATAATCGTGCGCTGATTATTGATAAATTCCCCGCGCTAAACCGTTTTCTGACCGGCTATGATTTGCGCCACGTGTTTAGCGATGATATGCAAACCTTTGACCTGACGCGCATTATCACCGGCTCCGAAGGGACACTGGCGTTCGTGACCGAGGCCAAACTCGATATTACTCCGATCCCGAAAGTGCGGCGGTTGGTGAATATTAAATATGACTCCTTTGATTCTGCGCTGCGTAACGCGCCTTATATGGTTGAGGCAAAAGCGTTGTCGGTTGAAACCGTTGATTCACGGGTCCTTAATCTGGCGCGTGAAGACATTGTTTGGCATTCCGTTAGCGACATGATTTTAGATGTTCCCAATAAAGAGATGCTGGGGCTCAACATCGTTGAGTTTGCCGGTGACGATCTGGCGTTGATTGATGCGCGTGTTGCTTCATTATGCCAACGCATGGACGAGCTGATAGCGGCGCAGCAAGCCGGGGTGATCGGCTATCAAGTTTGCGAAGATCTCTCGGGTATTGAACGCATCTATGCGATGCGCAAAAAAGCGGTGGGGCTACTGGGTAATGCGAAGGGGCAGGCTAAGCCGATTCCTTTCGTGGAGGATACTTGCGTACCACCACAGCACCTGGCCGATTATATTGCTGAGTTTCGCGCGTTGCTCGATAGCCACAATTTAACCTATGGCATGTTTGGGCACGTGGATGCGGGCGTTTTGCATGTGCGACCTGCCTTAGATATGTGCGATCCTCAGCAGGAAATGCTGATGAAAACGCTATCCGATAAAGTGGTTGAACTCACCGCCAAGTACGGCGGCTTGCTGTGGGGAGAGCATGGTAAAGGTTTTCGTGCTCAATATAGCCCTGAATTCTTTGGTGACGCGTTGTTTACCGAATTGCGCCGCATCAAAGCCGCGTTTGATCCTGACAATCGCCTGAATCCGGGAAAAATTTGTTCTCCACTCGATTGCGATGAGCCGATGATGCAGGTCGATGCCCAAAAGCGTGGAACCTTTGACAGACGCATTCCGCTTCAGGTACGAACAGAATATCGTGGTGCGATGGAGTGCAACGGCAATGGCTTGTGCTTTAACTTTGATGTGCGCAGCCCCATGTGTCCGTCGATGAAAATTACCGGCGATAGAATTCATTCGCCTAAAGGCCGAGCGACGCTGGTGCGTGAATGGCTACGATTGCTTTCTGAGCAGGGAGTCGACCCGCTAACGCTTGAGCAAAAATTGGGTGAACGATCAACCGTGCGCGGAATGATTGAGAAAACGCGTAATTCCTGGCACGCCAAAAAAGGTGAATATGATTTCTCGCACGAGGTCAAAGACGCCATGTCAGGCTGTTTGGCCTGCAAAGCCTGTTCGACCCAATGCCCGATCAAAATTGATGTTCCCGGTTTTCGGGCCAAGTTTTTACAGCTATATCACACGCGTTATCTGCGGCCGGTACGTGACTATCTGGTCGCAGGCGTTGAAAGCTATACCCCATTGATGGCGAAGGCACCTAAGGTATTTAACTTCTTCTTCAGTCAGCCGTGGTTGCGCAGTATGAGCGAAAAACGTATTGGCATGGTGGACTTACCTTTACTGTCGACGCCAACGCTTAAACAGTCGCTAGCCGGGCACAGCGCCTACCAAACCACGTTGGAACAGCTCGAAAAACTGGGTGAGCAAGATCGCCAGCGCCATGTGTTGATCGTGCAAGATCCCTTTACGACATACTATGATGCTCAGGTAGTGGCAGATTTTGTCCGTTTGGTTGAGCGCTTAGGGTTTCAGCCAGTATTGCTGCCATTCTCACCCAATGGTAAGGCACAGCATATTAAAGGCTTTCTCACTCGCTTTGCCAAAACTGCCCAAAAAACGGCAGACTTCCTCAATCGCGTTGCGCGTTTGGGAATGCCAATGGTGGGGGTCGATCCTGCGTTGGTGCTGTGCTACCGCGATGAGTATCGTGAAGTTTTAGGTGAGCAGCGTGGGGATTTCAGCGTGCAGCTGGTTCATGAGTGGCTGCAAAAAGCATTGCCTCAGCCGCAGGAGACACCGCCACAAACGGGGGAGTCATGGTACTTGTTTGGGCACTGCACTGAAACGACGGCCTTGCCTGCCAGCACGCAGCAATGGCAGAAAATATTTGCCCGCTATGGTGCTACCTTAGAAAATGTCAGCGTTGGATGCTGTGGAATGGCTGGAACTTATGGCCATGAGAGTAAGAACCTTGCTAACTCGCTGGGCATTTATGAGCTATCGTGGCATCAGGCACTGCAACGCTTGCCGCGTCAGCGTTGTCTTGCTCCCGGCTATTCTTGCCGCAGCCAGGTTAAACGCATTGAAGGAAACGGATTACGCCATCCACTACAGGCACTTTTGGAGATTGTTCGATGA
- the menI gene encoding 1,4-dihydroxy-2-naphthoyl-CoA hydrolase, producing MIWKRAATLEQLNQTGADCMVGHLDIQITRMGDNELEGTMPVDRRTTQPFGLLHGGASVVLAETLGSLAGYLCSEGKQQVVGLEINANHIRAVREGRVRGVCKAIHVGRRHQVWQIEIFDQQNRLCCTSRLTTAVIDPA from the coding sequence ATGATTTGGAAACGTGCGGCAACGCTTGAGCAGCTTAATCAAACCGGTGCCGATTGTATGGTCGGTCATCTTGATATCCAAATTACCCGTATGGGTGATAATGAACTCGAAGGGACGATGCCGGTCGATCGTCGCACGACGCAGCCTTTCGGCCTGCTGCATGGTGGGGCTTCGGTGGTATTAGCCGAAACGCTAGGCTCGCTGGCTGGCTATCTGTGCAGTGAAGGCAAGCAGCAGGTGGTTGGCTTAGAAATTAATGCTAATCACATTCGCGCGGTGCGTGAAGGACGAGTTCGAGGCGTGTGCAAGGCAATACACGTTGGGCGCCGCCATCAGGTGTGGCAGATAGAAATTTTTGATCAGCAAAATCGCTTATGCTGCACCTCTCGGCTAACGACCGCGGTGATTGATCCTGCTTAA
- the zntB gene encoding zinc transporter ZntB: MKEDAVTDTNVISGEQLKIQDAVYALQLDGKGGSIPVTDLTQATCEHPCWLHLDYAREETQRWLTSSVLLPDSVRECLAGESMRPRVTRLGDGTMITLRSINFNNDSRPDQLVVIRLYMTGKLVVSTRHRKVYAIDEVLTDLQNGTGPVSSGDLLVQVADALTDHASEFIEDLHDKIIDLEDNLLDQQVPERGQLALIRKQLIVLRRYMAPQRDVFARLASERLPWMTDDDRRRMQDISDRLGRGLDDLDGSIARTAILADEISNLMADAMNRRTYTMSLLAMLFLPTTFLTGLFGVNLGGIPGNTSPVAFATFCFLLVLLCIFVVVWLKRSKWL, translated from the coding sequence CTGAAAGAGGATGCCGTGACTGATACTAATGTCATTTCGGGTGAACAGTTAAAAATTCAGGATGCTGTTTATGCTTTGCAGCTCGACGGCAAAGGCGGAAGCATTCCGGTTACGGATCTCACGCAGGCGACCTGCGAACATCCTTGCTGGCTGCATTTGGACTATGCTCGTGAAGAAACTCAACGCTGGCTGACAAGCTCTGTGCTGTTACCTGACTCCGTTCGCGAATGTCTGGCAGGCGAAAGCATGCGTCCGCGGGTGACTCGCTTGGGCGATGGCACCATGATTACGCTGCGTAGCATTAACTTCAATAACGATTCACGTCCCGACCAATTAGTGGTGATACGTCTCTATATGACGGGCAAGCTGGTGGTGTCGACGCGCCATCGTAAAGTGTATGCCATTGACGAAGTGCTGACCGATCTGCAAAACGGCACTGGTCCAGTAAGCAGCGGTGATTTATTAGTACAGGTCGCCGATGCGTTAACTGACCATGCCAGCGAATTCATTGAAGACCTGCATGACAAAATTATCGATCTTGAAGATAATCTGCTCGACCAACAGGTTCCTGAGCGTGGGCAGCTTGCGCTAATTCGCAAACAGCTGATTGTGCTACGTCGCTATATGGCTCCACAGCGTGATGTTTTTGCCCGCTTGGCCAGTGAGCGTTTACCGTGGATGACCGATGACGATCGTCGCCGCATGCAGGATATTTCAGATCGTTTAGGCCGTGGCTTGGATGACTTAGACGGCAGCATTGCGCGTACTGCTATTCTGGCTGATGAAATTTCAAACCTGATGGCGGATGCCATGAACCGCCGTACCTATACGATGTCGTTGCTGGCCATGCTTTTCCTGCCAACGACGTTTTTAACTGGGCTGTTTGGGGTGAACTTAGGTGGTATTCCTGGCAATACGTCGCCGGTTGCGTTTGCCACATTCTGCTTTTTGCTAGTTTTGTTGTGTATTTTCGTTGTGGTCTGGTTAAAACGTAGTAAATGGTTGTAA
- a CDS encoding antibiotic biosynthesis monooxygenase family protein, with the protein MIAVIFEAKTNSNQQERYLQLASELRPLLEEIEGFIGIERFQSLSVQGKILSLSWWRDENAVLAWKNNIFHQAAQIEGRESIFLNYTIRIAHVARAYSSEDRG; encoded by the coding sequence ATGATCGCGGTAATCTTTGAGGCAAAAACCAACTCAAATCAGCAGGAACGTTACTTACAGCTGGCTAGTGAACTCAGACCATTGTTAGAAGAGATCGAGGGGTTCATCGGTATCGAACGTTTTCAAAGTTTGAGTGTGCAAGGAAAAATCTTGTCACTGTCGTGGTGGCGTGATGAAAATGCGGTGTTAGCGTGGAAGAATAATATTTTCCACCAGGCTGCTCAGATTGAGGGACGTGAATCCATTTTCTTAAACTACACGATCCGAATTGCTCATGTTGCTAGGGCTTATTCTTCAGAAGATAGAGGATAG
- a CDS encoding amino acid-binding protein — translation MHDIHIVLKNSPGELAWLNKILALNGIGVEGGCVLAVEEHCHVHFLVSNGHRTKALLESEGFQVCHVRRPLIMRIQQVQLNVLGEIAAALSAKGINLLVHYCDRANQLIFITDNEKIALQATECWAAET, via the coding sequence ATGCATGATATCCATATTGTGTTGAAAAATTCACCGGGTGAGTTGGCTTGGTTAAACAAGATCCTTGCACTTAATGGTATTGGGGTTGAAGGGGGATGTGTATTGGCGGTAGAAGAACATTGCCATGTGCATTTTCTGGTCAGTAATGGGCACCGAACCAAGGCCTTGCTCGAGAGCGAGGGGTTTCAAGTCTGTCATGTTCGGCGGCCTCTGATTATGAGAATTCAGCAGGTGCAGTTGAATGTTCTCGGTGAAATTGCAGCAGCGCTGTCGGCGAAAGGTATTAATCTTTTAGTCCATTATTGCGACCGTGCTAATCAACTTATTTTTATTACCGACAATGAGAAGATTGCCCTGCAGGCCACAGAATGTTGGGCCGCTGAAACCTAA